The DNA window ACCGTTGACCACGATTGTTGAGGAGGGGGCTGCTCCAGGCCCACGAGCTgccaaagagaaagcaagggggTCACTGAAGAAGAGAGACAGTGAAGAGATCGAGGCGACAGATCGAGAACGACCCCAAAAAAGCACAGAAGAGCAACTTCACCCTGGAGAGgcgaaggaagaggagaaacaaaaagTCGAGAAAGGGGCGTCCACTGAAGAGTTTGAGTGGACGGCGGACATGCGGAAGctgcaagagcagcagctgcGCGGTGAGCTGGTGGAACAGTACCACTCCCTGCTAGTGGAGCGGAACCGTTATCAGCGCTACAACATGTACCTCCAGCAGAAGATTCACGAGACCCTACGCAAGAAGGGGCTGGAAGCAGCGGCGGAACCTGGGGACAAGAGCGCTGAACCCGAATCTCCCGAGAAAGAGCAAGAGTACTTGCGCTATCTGGCCATGCTGGAGGAACTGAAGAAACAAGAGGCAGACGACTTAGAGTGGTACCGCCAGGAGGTGCGTGAGCTGAAGCAACAGTGCCAGGAGAAGCAGACCAGGGTGGAGAAAGAGTGGCGGCGCTTCCAGGCCCTCAAGAAGCAGGTGATGATGCAGGTCATGGGCAGTTGCCGCATGCGCGGTGGGCGCCAGGCTGCCCTGAGAGAGGTGGAACAGCTTCAGGCCCTGGAGgataagaaggagaaggagatgagcGCCGTGCGTCTCGAGAATGTGCAGCTGAAGCAGAGCCTGGTACACTTTGAAACCAGGATGAAGGCCCAGGAGGACTTGGCTGAGGGGCTGCTCCTCATCGACTTTGAACAGCTCAAGATTGAGAACCAGACCTTCAACGAGAAAGTAGAGGAACGAAACGAGGAACTTTTAAAACTGCGCACTAAGGTGACCAGCAACGTGCAGATTATAACACACGTGAAGGAAAAGCTGTCTTTCATAGATACGGAGAACTCATGCAAAAAGGCACAACTTTCGGAAGTGGATGCCCAGGTGGCCCTAGGAAGAGACCTGTtgacaaagacaaaacaagccCGAGATAGCCTGCGAATCGACAACGTCAAGCTGAGTCAGAAATGTGGGCTTCTGGGTAAGGAATCACTCCTCCGAGATTTGGAAGAAAAGGTGGAGAAGACAGAAATGCTCAACAGGCGCCTGGAATCCCTGAAGCGCCATCATGCTGGGCTCGCCTTGTCCTGCAAAGGGGTGAAGCAAAAGATCAGGGAGGCCAAAACGTTCCTCCCCTCTTGACAGTCCTTGACAGGACAGTTGGCAAAAACTTCTGCAACTCCAGAAACTCTTACTCTCTTCTGCCTCTGATTGTCCATTCTGTAGAACTTTGGGTGCAACTTTATTTTTGATCTGTTTTCCAGCTTTCAAATTCCTGATGAACACATCCAGCTAGCAGTAGCTCTACATGAGcttaagaaaaatatatctaGAGAGTGGGGTGATTGAATTGACTTCTAGTGAAAAGCCTTTATAGCCAAGCAGCCCCAGTCTAAAGGGGTGTTAGAACTGTCTCTTGCCTATGTCTAAGGATGACTTAAAGGTTCAATGAGTGGGCAAGGTACAGAAAATCTCTCTGCACTGATCTGATGACTCAAGTCATCTTTGTACTAATTAAACTTAAGAGTGTTGAATCACTGTCCTGATTAGCTCACAAATTCTCATCTCTcagtgtgcaggtgcatgtggtCATATGAAGGCCTGAGGAACATATGGGGCATCTCCTGTATGCcaccttgatttttttcagacagggtctcttactcaACTGGGACTTTGCAGTTTGGGCTAGTCCAGCTAGCATGATGATtctgggatctgcttgtctctgttccccaacactggggttaCAGTCACGCAAGGCCACGTCTGGCTGTTTTATGTGGATGCCAgggatttgaattcagatcctcatgcttttAAAACAAGCACTCTTACTCTGAGCCAAAACCTGCATCGGCAATCTGACTATTGGCACTGCATACCTCTGCTTCCTTCAGATGACATAACATACTTTGTTTGCTGAAATATATTGGCTTTGAAGTCAATGACAGTTCATGgcttgaaaacattttatatcaCACCATACAAATGCATTACCGAGGACAGTTCAAAAAGCTGACTTCTTCCATCCCCCTCACTTAGTTGCTAGTTTTGGGTTTTCCTCTACCCGATCCTTCAAGGCCAAAGCAGTTGTCTTTGTGCCTCCAACTAAGAGCAGAGGGACTCACAGTATTATGTAGCTGGGGAGGCTCCTGAGGCATTTTCATTGTGATGGTATCCTAGAGAGTTTTGATTCATTCTGCTGATTCCTACCCATCAGCCATGCAACTGAATGCTTCATCCTGAACACTGAACATGGTGGGCAGTGGATCATGTAGGGCACCAAGGTTAGCATGCCTTAAACTCCAAATGTATCCTAAGTAACTATTATATGGCAAGTCCCCAGTGGGTCCTTGATCACAGCCCCTCATGCTGGAGGCATTGCAATCAATCACAAGACACTCTTCACTTGATTGCCTCCCCATTAGTTTTGTTCTAATTAGACCTCAGATGAGTGCTTGATCATGAGATTCCATCAAGTAGTTCAGAAcctggaaaaaaatgtaactacCAAAGACATTCTGCTTGATATTTTAAGTCTTATGATTAGTGTGTCTCCTTCAGTATCAAAGGAGGGTCTATAACTCAACCACCTACTCAGAGACAGCCCAAGATATTGGGAAAGGGGGCTTTATTTTGGTGGCTTGCTACAATTAAGATTCTTAAAATTATGTAAGTAGAAATAGGTTTTGTGTACATTCACCTGCAGCTATAACTTAGGGTTTGCCAATGAGCTACTTGTCCATAAAGTATCAGAGTCAATGCCTTCCAGCCCAGCTCATGTATTCAACTTCAGAAGGTTCTAGAGTGCAAGCGACATAGATTCCATGAAAGGAAAGCACCTCAGAGTTGTGTAGTGACCAGTCTGTCTCCCTCTCAAAATATCCTTACTTTTACCCAAATGTGCATATGCTAATAAAATTGAACTccctagggatttttttttaaggttttgttttgttgttcaagcaagacagggtttccttgtgtagccctggcttttctggaaccagctctgtagaccagggtgacctcagactcagagattggtctctgtctcttgggtgctaggattaaaggcatgcacaaccatcCCAGCTcagtaaaattatacatatacctAGAAGACACAAAAATGCCCAAACCCAACTGACCTAGAATGGACATCTGTCTAAGCCTCATGAAATGGAGAAGCATTTGAGAAAAGACAGGACAAGCCTTCCTTTGAGTGGTAAAATTTAGAGGAATTTCTCCTTTGTGCATTTCtgtatttatacatttctatatatacaaatatatataatatatactggTATGCATATACTTAtaagatatatattataaaaacattcaaggtaacatttttaaatttatgagttCACAAGCAGAAGATACTAAGAGTCCTGGGGATGTAGCTAAGGGGCAAGAGTGTTTAGCATGAGAAGGGCGTTGAGTTGATTCCCCAATGCTGAACTGTAAAATGAACAGCCATATGCCAGTTTAAGCTGGGCTTGCTGCACACATGTAATTCCAATATcatgagctacaaagtgagtcttTTCCAcgctccctccccatcctctctcacaTATGCAAGATACTAATAGTTTATAGGCTAAGGGCACTAATCTAGCTGCCTGGAGAATACCCATGGATTTATGGGGCAATTTCAGTCTCTTATTAATCTTTCATAAGCCAGTAGAAAAGAGCTAGGTCCCTCAACCTTCAGTTACAAGGGGAGAAAAAAGATTTTGAGAATTTCAGGGAATTCTCCAAGATCACAGAGCTTCTAAATACCAATGCTTGGCCACTGGCCATGAGATTCAGCACCAGGGCCCTGCTCTTGCCCTCTACCCTGCAGCCTGGGTTTGTTTCTGGTTAGGAGTAGTGTCTACTGGAACTTTAAGACAGGAACAAGAAGCTATTTAGAGAAGGTGGTTCCTTCAAGCCACATGAAACTCCCTGCAAGGTATGGGgattgggaggtggaggtggggggaggggctttgtAAAGAGACCAGAGAGCAGCACACCATTCTATTATGAGCTAGCTCTGGGGGATTTATAGGCAATGCTGACAGAAGTGTCATGGCCATGTCTCTTGGGTAGTAGGCTTGAACACCACCAAATATTTCACAGCATATTTAGTCCCACACAAAGCATATCTACTTGTTTCCATTCAAATCCATCCAAGCGCTTCCAGGTCTTGAGGTCTCATCTCAGAACTGGTTTTAGGCTCTGAGGCTGCCCTCTGCTGGGCAGTCCTTTGCTGCCATTGTTCACCTGAAAGTTCTGCTCAAAGTTCAGGAATGTTACTTATACTCCTGTGCAGCAGTTCCTCCCGATTCTTCAGACGAGCTCATGATGGACAAGACGTCTGAACTGCCAGGCCCACATGAAGGCAGCCAGCAGCGCACACTGCAAGTATTGAAAGGTATGAAGAATCTAGGCCTTACCCAGCTCTGTGCTTGGGTTCCAAAAGGCCCAAAGCAAGTAGGACCTCTCCAGAAAGCATCCAGAAGCCAgcacttctctcagtgatggtaTGGACCAGCTCTTACCAATCTGCTGTCGGAGCCTGAACAAGCATTCTGTATCATATTCATGGAATTGGAACAACAAATTTCTTCTATGGGGCTGCCATGGAGGCTAATAATTCAGGTATCACACTTGACCCAGAGCCTGGTGTAGCTAGAGCAGCCAGCCAGCTCTCCACAACCCCACAGTCTATCACCTGCAGAGAACAGAGGCTGGCTTGGAGAGTGAAACCATTGGTTTAAAGGGGAAGGCGGCTCTGTGTAAGTCCCTGCTGGAGGCTGGAACACTTTAGGTAATCTTCCAGCGGTCTTAGAAGGTCTACAGGTGACAGCAGTGGGGGTTTGAAAGGAGAGTGACATATACAGGCATTTGTCCTATCTGGTTCCAAGTAGCCTCTGGATCCTACTACATCCACAGCCATTTTCCTAAGTAGTTTACAGGAAGGAGCTCCTCCCCTGAACCCCAAAGTTTGGAAGTTAGAGCTTCCAAACTCCACACAAGCTCCAGAGttggaaacaaacacacaaaaacaaaaaaatgtaaaacctcATAGCTAAGTAgtgtggtacacgcctttaattccagcccttgggaggcatgATGCCAGCtgtggtctacagagggagttcaagACAGCCatctctacacagagaaaccctgtcttgtggGTGGGGGTGGTCAGAGTGTAAGGAGCCTTGGTTCAGCAGCTAGTACAGCATAAATGAAGGTGGCTGTCTGCTCTCATGGCCACATAGGCTTATGGTGGGGAGGTCAAGGTTCAGGGTTCAGGAAGTGCAGCACAACTGGGATTCCCAGAGGACATGCTCAACTTTGGAAAGCCCCAAGAAGAGTAAATCCCCTGCCTTGCTTTGTGTCTCACAAGCCCTGAGTATATTCTAAAATACTTTCTGCTACACTCCAAAGCAAAAATGTCAGTTAAACCAAAGTACACAGTGAACATAAGTAACAATTTTAcatgactttattttaataaaaccacATATTTACAATTCAAAAAGTCCTAGTTTGATACACTTTACTAAACAAAATTAAAGGTTAACTGTACAAGCAATTAAAACATGATATGTAGCAAGTGTTATCAGGAGTTTCCTATTGGCAAACTGTTTAAAAATAGTCACAAACTGAGCAGTTAGAAGTACCTAAGCACTGCTCCCAAGGTGACAGGAAGCCTTTCTTGCAAGCTCCCTCCAGAGTAGTGCCAGCTGCCCGGCACCCTCAAGTTTGGGACTGAAAGTCAATGGCAATTGAGGTGGGAGGTACAGACCTCTGCAGGGTCAGTTTCCAGTTTGCCAAAACAGGAGTATGAGAGACACCCTCAAAGTAGAGGAAGGAGGAACTGTATAGCCTCGAAGGAGGGCACATCGGCTCAGACGAGCCCCAGTCAGTCTATAAAGACCTTGTTTGGACTAGAGATGCAGTCAGTGCTCGGCTGGCATGGAGTCTTGTTGGAGAACTTCATGCATGCCCACAGATTTATGTCAAACAAGAAAAGGTAAGGGCTGGGTTGTGAACACAGAGAATCCCACAATGGCATTCACAACAAGGTGCCCAAGTCCCCTTGTCACAACACTTTCTGTATGACTTAAGGAATGTCTTTATGTACagtaagaaaatatatacatcttGAGAGAACAGATGCCCATGTTGTGGGAGAAAACTCAGTACACATCTGCAAGGAAGGACAGCAGACAGGGCTGGGTAGTGCGCATCTTAGGGCCAGCTGGGCCTGGGCTACATTCAGTGTCTGATGTCAGGAATGGCTGGGTTTGGAGGCCATGGATGGCTATGAAGACATCCTCCTCCAAGAGGTCAGACATCAGCCTTTCACGCTAAGGCAGAGAGCTTCATGGAGGGTGCTCTGTGGCCTCCCTGAAGAAGTCACAGACTACAAATGAGACTCCAAGAAAAGAGGAAAGTGGGAGCATGGGGTGAAGAGCACAAATATGACAGCCTGCAGATACACTGGACAGTCACCAACAGGCACAGCAGATGAAGGGAACCCATGCAAACACAGCGCCATGAGGCTGACCCAAGCCTCCCTGCCACATGCTGTAGTCAGTCAAGGGCTCCCCACGGCTCTCAGAAACACAGGGATGGAAAGGGTGAGTTCTGGGGGAGGGAGGTACGGCTGTGGAGGGCTGGGGACCACAGACCACACAGGCATTTGCTGGAAAATACGTTCTCAACCCTGGCCTACCTGCACCCTCAGGAACCAGAATGCCAGTGGCTATCAGGAGGTAACCAGTTTCCACAGATACTGGACTGTTCTACTCTACGTAGAAACTGTTCATTTCTGTGAATTTAGATAATCAAATTTCTTATACAAAGTTCTCAAGTCAAGGAAAAGCTAGAGCAACAAGCACCTCACCATTTGCTGGGAGAAATCAGCTACAATGGAGAAGGGCTCAGGCCGCCAAGAGTGTGGAAGGCGGCCTTACTCCTCCGTCCTTACAGCAGTGTGTGGAGCTCATTTCTAAAGCCAGACGGGGATAGGGGAGAATCACTGGCACTTAGAAGGGATCCAGCTACTCAGGTGACAAAGGCAGAAAGGGACATTCAGCTAAAGCAAGAAAGCCATCTCCCACACAATGGTGTTTTCAGAGGCTGCCGTGCCCAGCCTCCCCAGAAGCAAGCAGGTAAAGAGCAAACTCTGAAGCCCTGTCCTTCCTATCTCTTTACAgggcctgtccctgtccctttgcAGCATGTGGCTTCCCTGCTCCAACCACTCAGCTCCCAAGATGCAATGAGTGCTACTTTGCAGAGTAGGATCCTAATATGAACTCTCCGCCTTCTTGCTATCATGTGTCAAGGCAACAATGGGTCAATGTCAGCACAAAAGTCAGGCGCTTTTCCAGGAGCCTGTGAGATTCACCAGCAACTACCCTACAAGGGCCCATCTTCCTTACAATGTCCTTGGTAGGGAGATTTAAAACACACCTTTCATCTCTGGAAAGATTATCTCAGTAACTAAATAAGCAATTACTTTCTTACAAGCATATGGGCCAATAACAACTCTGAGGTTTCCTAATAACATTTCTCATGCATCTTGGCTAAGAAAGAGTGTAATGTACCTTCCAGTAGTTGGCATAATAGCATCACAATTTAATTAACTGCTGCTGGAATAAAGATTCAAGGAGACAGCCTGCCCTTTCTTGAACCCATGTAGAAAATGCAGTGGCTAGCCATGACCAATGCCAGTGCATGGGTCCACTGAGCTGCTTAAGGCTAAACCTGGATGtaattctgttttgttgtaagGGCAACTTCAGCATTGGAAATCCGACATGGAAAGAGCTCCTGCTCTTGCCAGGCAGGCTTCAATCTGAAAGCACACAGGTGCCATGTTGAGCTCTGCTTCTCGACGGGTGGGAGTTACCCCTGAGCCTCAATGTCTGAGGGATGggcttcctttctccatctcccgGCTGTCTTTCTGCAGTGCAGACAGCACCTGGAACCACAGAGAAGACAACTCTGGTTAGACCTGAGAATCTCATCGAGACAGCAGAAAAGCAGCAGCCATCTGACAGCACACCCCCAAGCCCCACATACCTGCCTGCTAGCCACTGAGGCCCAGGCTTCCCCCAGGGCTCAAACAAGACCCTTCCACTGGTTGCACATGCAGCTGGTCCCTCACTGGGAAGTTGGCCAGAGGTGTGACAGTCTTGAGGTGACTGTGGCCCCCTCTGCTCCCCCAGCTCTTGGCTGATACCTTTCCAAAGGCATCCCACTATACTGCTGCCTAACAGCGGCAGTGACAGCCAGAGGCTCCCTTGCTGCACACCCATTGTGTGCCAAGCAGAGCCTCTGTAAGGTAGGGCTGCCATCTCCTCCAACTCAGCATCTCATCTACACAGTCAGGAAGGTCAGTGCCTGTGAGGGCCCTGGACTGCGGTCAAATACACCAAAAGGCCTGTCCAGTTCCAAAGCCCTGGGAATCCCACCAGCACAGGACCTACCTTGCAGCACAAGTGATGGGAGTGAAGCAGAAACCTACCAAGTGAGGctcaagaaaactaaacaaaaggaGCAATAGCAGACAAAAGCATCCTTTCCCTTCAAAAGAGCACGACTGCCAACCTAGCCTGCACAGTGTCGTGTTGTGGAAAGCCTGCACAGTGTCGTGTTGTGGAAAGCCTGCACTACCATACACTCGGCACAGAGTTGAAAAGACTGTGCATGTCCCTGTGAGAAGCGTGTGAGCTGCAAGAACTCACCAGTGCCCACCACCATCAGATTACCTGCTATCATTGCCCACAGTGTCTCACGGCAAATGGCCCATGCCCTAGTTCTAACCTAATccctaaaacacaagaaacaaaatctGGACTGACTCCTTCCTTCTGCATGCTGTGGGTGAGGCATAAGCCCTGCTCTCTCCTGAAACACTGTGGAAGATAGGCAGCTGTGGCTGCGTGAGCAGGTAGTCAGGGAAGGGCAGGCCTGCCTTTCCATCTGAATCCACAAAACCAGCATAAGCGATAGACTGGAAGATTCCAAAACCCCTCCCACAGGCCTCCCACACAGCTTTCAAAGTGACTCTATCTTCAGGCTCTGTTGCCACCATCTTAAATTCTCAGCTTAGCTTCAGAGCCAGGACCCCATGTTTCTAGTCACACTGTTCTTTATTAATCATAGAAAGGCTTTCCTCTGTCCCTAGATCACTGATGACGGCACAGTCAGTCCTGCTCCCACATGAGCAGGACTGTGCACACCTTTCTAATTGCTTTGTTGAACTATAACTCATGGGCAATTCACTCACATAAAGCACACAAGTCAGTGGTTTTCCAGATTTTCAAACGTATGTGCAAACCTCACCAAAAGTCAACTTTAAAGCATTTTCATCTCCTTAAGAAAGGCCTTGGGCTGCTGGGACAGCACagagggtaaaagcacttgccaccatgcctgaagacccgagttcagcCTTGGGACtcacacaatggaaggagagaaccaattcccatgAGCTGTCTGCTGACCTACACACTCTTGTGGGGCGCATACACTGCTCCTCCCTCAGAGagtcacatacacagaaattaaGGAAGGGAATGGTTAGGGAGGAGCAGAGCATCCCAGCAGAGTCCTGCAGACATTCAGAATGGAGGCGGGCTTCCTACTCACACTCCTGCAGCTGTCAGAACCCAGCCCGGCACCAGGCTGTGCACCTCCAGCCTGAGCACTATTTTGAGCAACACAGAGCTTCAGTCTCACGGCTATGCTGCAAACTCACTGACCTGTGCCCATTTCTTGTTCCGGCTTTGCATCTGGACTGTGGAGATAGCTGCAAACACTTCATCTGCCGGCAGGTCCTCAGGCAGCCTGGTCAGAAACTGGGCACTGTGGATGAAGTCCATCCTGGTCAGGATATCTTCAAAAAGCTTCAGGATGCCCAGGGCTGTGCGGAAGAGAAATTCCTCTCCATCTCGACAAAATACGTCCCAGATGCGGCAGGCCAAGTCCAAGGGCAGGGACTTACTATACAAGGTGAAAATCCTGGGGAGAGATGGAATTCCAGGTTTGGGATCAAATAAAGCATTGCACAGCACCCTGAGTCCACATCGTTACACACTGTGGAAGACACTGGCCTGCATTCACTTGGAATGTCAATTTACATTTTACACAAAACAGCACTTCAGCATCCATGTGTTATCAAACACCACACAGTTTCTGAATCAGACACTGAATAACTCCTACTATGTGCTAGCTGAGACAGGTGCTGCATACTGGGTCTAGTAAGACCCACTTAGTAAGACATGTGTCTGAGACACACTCAGTAGAGCTTGGAGTCAGCTAGAAAATCAGAACAAAGAGGAGAGTACCATTTTCCTAGTAGGGGTCAGCAAAGCAACAAGGTATCAATTTTTCTGTTGTCATTGTTGggtttttgagaaagaatcaaGTTACACAGCAGACtaggctggactagaactcactATTCTCCTGTTACAACCTCTGAGTGATGGGATTCCAGGTGTATGCCACTGTGCCTGGATTTCTCAATAAATGTCACTGTAAATGACTAAAAACTGACCTT is part of the Mus pahari chromosome 13, PAHARI_EIJ_v1.1, whole genome shotgun sequence genome and encodes:
- the Ccdc96 gene encoding coiled-coil domain-containing protein 96, which gives rise to MDSHYGGIEGEGRAEEGLAGQSLEIKVSSEPLTPANPVEQEPEPKPEPEPTGGPEPETETQAVSDSSKAKASEGSEYAQVEVPESPGAAETAGEAVSPEPESLPQTQPKTKPESKEPEDKDEDEEDEEEDEDEDEDEDENEEPDRPEKQKGKGKREKRKESRFRPSLPLTTIVEEGAAPGPRAAKEKARGSLKKRDSEEIEATDRERPQKSTEEQLHPGEAKEEEKQKVEKGASTEEFEWTADMRKLQEQQLRGELVEQYHSLLVERNRYQRYNMYLQQKIHETLRKKGLEAAAEPGDKSAEPESPEKEQEYLRYLAMLEELKKQEADDLEWYRQEVRELKQQCQEKQTRVEKEWRRFQALKKQVMMQVMGSCRMRGGRQAALREVEQLQALEDKKEKEMSAVRLENVQLKQSLVHFETRMKAQEDLAEGLLLIDFEQLKIENQTFNEKVEERNEELLKLRTKVTSNVQIITHVKEKLSFIDTENSCKKAQLSEVDAQVALGRDLLTKTKQARDSLRIDNVKLSQKCGLLGKESLLRDLEEKVEKTEMLNRRLESLKRHHAGLALSCKGVKQKIREAKTFLPS